A region of the Aphelocoma coerulescens isolate FSJ_1873_10779 chromosome 1, UR_Acoe_1.0, whole genome shotgun sequence genome:
tggagacttgacagtgcatacaccacactcaatcaaaaccattttagctcacagggctgcagagtggttaactgacccaagaatagtcaaatatgaagccattctcatgcactcagaccacctgaggttagttgtgtgtacacaccaaaatccagctcaatttctttatgggaccccatcagaaaaagaaattgaacacaattgcattgagataattgacatccaaacaaaagtcagagaggacctggtggactgtcccctcaatgaaggggaaatcctcttcattgacgggtcatctcgagtggtggatggaaagcgatgctctggctattcagtggtcgatggacaccaaatgtgtgtgctggaaaagggcagattgccaccgacctggtcagctcaggtctgtgagctctatgccctagaaaaagcactccaccgactagcaggaagcatcgggaccatttacactgactccagatacgcttatggcgtagtccacacctttggaaaaatctggtccgaaagggggttcctaaacaccaaagggaaagatatcctacataaggaattgatcctaaaaattctaaaagcactgcaactgcctcaggtgatctcagtggtgcatattccaggtcatcaatcgggaaccacaaaagaagctcgggggaacaacctagcagacttggcagcaaaagaagcagcagtggaagaagaggtaaaagtgatggaagtaaaccaacttccaactaacaccaccacatctgacactattccacaaactaacattttacccacgcccatttttactgatcaggaaaaacagaaattaattttaattggagctaatgaggattctcaaggtcgctggtatttaccagataaacgccaaattttaaacaaaaatttaacccgagaaattctacaaaatattcaccaaagcaatcattggggttcaaaggctctggcggatcactatctcagaacctttggatgcactggtgtttatgaaatagccaaccaaataacccgggactgtgtaatctgtcaaaaagttaacaaaaaggtaatgaaaaagaacactggcggaggaattgaattagcaatcaggcctttccaaaacattcaaattgactttacagaaatgcctcctgtccagaggtggaaatacctattggtaatcgttgatcaccttacccactgggtggaagctattccaactgtcaatgcaacagcccagacagtgagtaaggtgatcctcgagcaaattatcccccgttatgggatagtccaccgcatagattcagatcgaggtactcattttacctcccaaattgtacaacaattggctcagcaattaggaacaaattggagattacacaccccgtggcatccacagagctctgggagagtggaacggatgaaccagacaatcaagaacaccctcacaaaattaatgctggaaacaaaatggacctgggtaaaatgccttccacttgctcttcttagaattaggacacagccaagatctgatttgggttgttcaccatatgagatgttgtatggattaccctaccttgctacaccacaagagttgaatgtgaaagagtgtggaaacaccagtgtacaacaatatgtacagataattgccaaaaatctagagttgctaagggaaagaggttttctaccacaaactcccccacttgattttaatttacatcacatcaatccaggtgactgggtgttaataaaatcctggaaagaaaagtcattaaccccatcctgggaaggtccatttcaggtccagctaaccactgaaacagctgtccggacatttgaaaagggctggacgcatgtcaagagggtgaagggtccagtggcaccaccaattgaagagaagaaacctccagacaaaccatcaaactaaacaccctgtttgaaagctccactcagcatccctcactccaagttaataaaatcctgtactcccagttcttccccagttatacctcagtaataagtgctagctacaagttgttaaactaagttgaaaatattttgctgttaattctgttctttgttattcccttttacagattctgccttcacacaaccatattgtcacatcaactgtatagtaaggctccatttgaagccagcattctcttccaataacagtccaatcagactccaaaattatgggcacgataactctaatctttgacaaggccaaccctaaaataaccatgagcttccagaagcctgaggtcactgaagaaccatctgaaggtgagatgcctaaagaaaggacgaaagaagcaaagatgacaacccccaccagcagaggcaacccaaatgctgacagctcctctcgggtatgcctaaaggggaaagtgagcaacatcctgctactaagtgtcatctgtctctgggtcctctggcctccctttacacaagcagccgacagccgctgtaacagatgttacaagactgtgtaccaggcagaaggaggctcatttcaaattcgacactttttccgagcacatacttatgttaatccatcttgttacaacataacaaggttgagtatctgctcagaaaaaggtcacaagtactggattggcaaaaacattggcacccaaatacataagcagaagggagagtgcccctcccaagatgattggctctgtttcaattttagatacataaccaagacagaagatttgttaaaaagaaagacctatgacactgacctgatccaagaggtggtcatagaagaaaaggaaaaacaaaaagaaaacaatcctttgatgtcaaggaaaaacttgtttattgacctggcagaaaggattggacaacagctaaatttaacaaattgctgggtgtgcggaggaactttagaatcggagagttggccttggcggggagtcagtcttggaccccccgatttactccgactgagtaatctctcccccacaacccgacatgacaatgaaacctggctgctaagcaatactgttattggagaagaatgcatctggaggaaaggaagaaaatttttagaagaagttggtgagacaatatgcaaaaggtacctggtaactgatgggcaaaaacattggtggatacctcaagaaccagatgtattctggtctgcagaaaaggttaaaaacaaaaattgcattttgaatcctgttaaaaaactctggcagtgctgggatcaaggaaatccatattctatcctgccacaaatttccaagtactggattacagcagcaagtatacaaccccacttctgggaagcaccacaagacctttattggatctgtggtaaccgagcttattccaacttaccacctcgctggaaagggagctgcactcttggagccattcaaccaaacttcttcctacttgctgaaaacgctggagcccaccttggaatctccctttatgatgaacttttccgtactaagagacatgtaataggagggacccagagatggggagaagaagagtggccacctgagaggatcctagagacttatggacctgcaacatgggcacaggatgggagctgggggtaccgaactcccatctacatgctaaaccggatcatcagactgcaagcactaattgaggtaatcactaatgagacctctcttgctcttgaactacttaacacacagcaagggcaaactcgagcagccgtgtaccaaaataggctggcattggactatttactagctgaagaaggtggagtatgtggcaagtttaacacctcagactgctgcatccatattgatgatcacggcgaagccatcaccaagattacccaaaacatcaggaaactagcccatgttccagtgcagaaatggcagcccttgatcacttctgaatggtgggaaaatattttccaaggacaatggtggaagaaagctttaattattgttggactttcccttacaggacttatttttctcccttgtttaatcccttgcttcatccgtctaatcaccactgtcgtccaaggcatgccactgatccaggatcttcaaggacaacagcagcgtccaccattcgctcaaaagattatgcatgtcaataatagtaacaataagaaaactagaaaggagagaaaaattgcccagcaagtgtgggacagttttaaagagcttgaatctatccctgaagagttatccacctccacttaaatgcaaagaccaaagatgtgaacataagagaaaaaggggggacttgtcatacatgaaatccctatttgtgcttggtctttgcatattaagtgccttaattaatttgagcttaatatttttaaattgaatgttaaaatcaatccatcagtccaggtacaataatcaagcttttatggtcttcctgtgtttactgtatacctttacaagtgttttaagatgtgttggatgtatttttatgttttacttgtatcttggtttcaaggcagattttaaaaaaaccccagttgcaacaaacagcccagccccccataagcacatgacccttatctcaactaatatcacccctctgaccaggaggagccattggtggacagaggtggtctgtcaaggggaaaacaccaaccgccttgaaccaggggggtggactgtgggtgggctgtgggcggactgtgggcggagcaaaagctataaaaggaatccaaaagacacgcccactctcattctcccatcctctccagcttgctaaggcagtgctggagaagcctacccctttctaggggctttttagaaatagatttctttttgaccagcctaaactgcaagtttatttttttctctacctgaggttcagagctgtcttaagcctaaagttcctgaatccctgcgctcctggggcatatctctcgagccatctggatcccaaatttttatattttgttagtttttttgcaatttttcaacttttttttctgttttaataaattgttttaatttctacaaagagttgtctcattcctcacacttGGGCCATACTTTACCTGAAATTAGGAGGGAATATCCTGtcatcatttttatttattctatttaaaaataaactaacaGAGATATTACACTTGCATTTTCTGAAGTGCCAAGGAAGCCTGCCAGCACAGCTTTCCTCAGTTTTTCAAGTGCCATAAGGCTTAGCCTGAACCAAGGCAGTGAGTGGGTCATGGAGAATAGAACTCCAGGTAGCAAAGCAAAATTGCAGGAAAGCAAGGGATATATGCATAGATTTCTACTATCGGTAGAACTGCTTTTAGACCTAGGCATCTACTATTTGCCTTTGTCTTACTTGGATATGGAAGCATTTTTCACATTTGAGCTTAAGTGTGGGAGTCAACCAGCACTTTCCCTGATGGATGAAGACAGTGATTCTCTGTTGGGGCTATTGTTGTTTAGGGATCTCCTTCCACAGTCATGTTGGAAGAACAggcatatattttatttttaagtgctttGAGCACTCATATTTTAAATAAGCCAACTGAGCTTTTAGTCTCTGCAAACAGAGATAAGAGTCCATGCTTCAAttgcagaatcatagaatcattacgGTTGTGAAAGACCTCTGTGCTCAAGTCTAACCACTAacccaacactgccaagtccaccactaaagcATTCCCCTGCCTGTCACATTCACGTGCCttttgaacactcccagggatggtgattccaccacttcacTTGGCAGCCatttccaatgcctgaccacccttccagtgaagaattttctcctaatatctgatctaaacctcccctggaacAACTTGAGACTATTTCCTCTAGTCTTGCCCCTTGTTACTGGGAAGAAGAGATGACCCACACCTCACTGCAACCTCCTTTACAGTAGTTGCAGAAAGTGATCAGACATTTGTTTTGCATCATGTTATGGTGTATATTTGGCAGGGTTAGTAATGTCTAAAAAGTTCTTTAGAGCTGAAAAGTGCtataaaatacaaatttatAATATGTGGCATAGAAGACTTATTTAGATGGATTTAGATGGAAATGTACTACCAGTCCATGAAAAGCAAAACTCTACATGTGTTAACCTGGAGAACCTCAAATTTCATTGCTTTTGGAAGTTATCACCTTATATTCTGTTGGAAACTACTTTTGTGTGTCACAATTGTGTCTGCTTATCTTTGTGCTGAATTCTACAGTATTTTGCACCTTTCTTGATTGTTTTTGGTGGGTTTGCAGTTGCAAAGAGCAGGGGAAGGCAAAGGAGAAGGTTGAATGCTTTAGAAGTTAGTAATATTATCtctgaggaaataaaaaatttctttctggCAGACTGACCTTATCAATGTTCAAAGCCATCCTTCTTCGTGATAACACCAGCTTAATTAAAAGGTTAAATCCCTCCTGTGCTCAATAAGAATTCCTATTTGAAAAAGTctagataaagtaacaactttctttttaatttctttatgttTTTGGCTGAAGAAAGTAAATTTCTTGTATAAACtaacatgaagaaaataaaatctaagtTCCTTTGGTCCTAACAGCTAGCTTTCAAGAAGGCTGGATAAATGACTGTCATCTGAATAACAATGTCATGGTACATTTTCTGTGTTCTTAATTATTAGAAAATCAGGACAAAGCAAAACCCAACCAGGTTAAAATTAGATTCAGCCCAGATCATAAGGCAATCATGAGGCACTCTTAACTTTGAAATGAAAGACATTACCTTAAAATGatacccaaaacaaaacacagacaaTCCCAAGCAAATAGCTTGGTCTAGACACAGCAGTTTTATTATTAGGCAGAGAGGGTTTTTTAAGTCCTGACCCAACAAATGGAttgattataaaaataaatattttccagaaCTTTATATGTGCAGTGGGCCAAATCTGCAACATCCATCTGGAAATATAGCCTATTTAAAGATATCACTCATTTTCTATCTTTTTAGTGCTTAGCTAAGTTCTAGATGGATAGCCAAAGACCCATATCTCTGTCTGTTTTCTGATGAACTAACAATCTAAACTCCAAAAAAATGTAAGTTTTCTTGTAAAAATAACATCATTTTCTCTGCATAAACCACCTCTACAAAAAAACATGAGTCACTCTGGATTTTCTGTCAATCCTCTGCTACTCAGCTGATAATACCAAGGAAAACAATTTGTTGAGTCTGGAGCTGTGATTTTCTGCTGAGGAAGAGAAATGCTTCCTGGGAACCAAACTGAGAGCTACAGCTCATTTTTATCTTGACAATGAGAAAGTAAGCATGACTTTCACTTGTTGTTGACCTTTGTTGCAGTTGATCACAGATCTAAAAGTCAGCgctatatatataaaacattaTTCACATAAACTATCATGTATAGAGTgggaaaaacacattttactATTTATAAAACATCTCTGCATGAGCCAAGTTCTGGCAACATTAATCACAATTGTGTGAATGCCTATCCGCAGCACGGAAAATGTACTGTTTTGAGTGATTCATCTCATCTCTGCTGCTCCGGAAGGGGTGGGCTGCCCTTTAATGGGGCTTGTAACTACACAAAAGCTGAGATATTGGCACTGGAGAACCTCACTCAAAAGTTCCTCTGGCACTCAGATCTTGAGTGGATGTGTGCTTTCCCTTGGGAGGTGTGTTTAGTTTTTGGTGTAGTGACTTTTTCCTAAATGCTACCTGCCTAAACCAAAGTGAAAACTGCCTGTGTGGGAATTGCCACAACTTGTGAACATAGATTAGGCATTTAGATTAcatactgggaagaaattctttactgggaAGGTTGTCAGACACTCGCACAAGttccccagagaagctgtggatgctccatccctggaagtgttcaaggccaggttggatggggctctgagtaacctggtctattGCAagatgtctctgcccatggcaggggggttggaaaaaGATGACCTTCAATGTCCCTTCAAACCCAACCATTCACTGATTCTAAGATTCCATCATTCCATAAttactttagaaatatttttttggaaaccaaaatataaaaaaaattttcttcaacACCCTTTTACTAGTTTCATATGCTGAATAATCATGATGATCCCTTTCAAtgcaagccattctatgatcgTATCTGTAGTTTTGAAAGCTGAACATAGCATTAAGAAAATCCCATTTGCCAGTAATGCTTTGGCCCTATGGATCCATGTTCTCAGAGATATTTTTCAGCTGTATTAGCTTATTAAATTATGTCCCTATTAGCTTTTCTAATCACCAAAGTAATGCTTACATGTTTCagcagaaaatgttttgaagaCTTTCTTTTACAAGTGATTAACTAGTGTTCCGAGATGCACATTAGTTGTCTGAACAAAAGTAGGATGATATCTCACTTTTGTACTGACTgtcctcatttaaaaaaaaaataccattagAATAGTGAAATGGCTAGGAGTATAGTATCTTAACACCTTGTCTTCTTGAACTTTCCAACTAATAAGTGTCATGGAACCACAGTGAAAATGTTTCCTTCATTTCCTATTACATTGTACTTACAAAGCAATTCAGCAAAAATTTATGTCTTAAAAAACTTGATGAATAAGACTCACTGAAATACATTAACAGGAAAAAATCTATTCTCAAAGCTTCTGAAGCACTCTGTTGGAGCCAATGTTTCCAAGTGAAGATTATTCTATCGTTGTACCAAAATTTCAAAGTGTTTCAGTTATTATGCTAATCACATGAAAATTAGCAGTTCTCGAGTCCCTCCCACCTCACTAATTTTCTCACATCAGTGCAGCTCATTTGCAAGTGTTCAGCTCTCACCTGGAAATAGGTCAGATGTCTGCATTTCCCAACACCCGTGCATGCCTTCTGACAAGTCCCTGCATGCTCTCAGATTTGACCTGCCTGTAAAATAATTTCAACACCTGCACTTTAGCAATACATTGCCAAGCTATACTAGCTGGCCTCATATGCATAAGTATTCTGGACCCATTTCTGTTCCTTGTTCCGGCTTCAGAACGCTTCAGATTTTCAGTAGTACTTTTACATAAAACACACTGGCTTGGAACAGACTATAAATGGCACATATTTGCAGTTCTACACAAAAAACCTGGAGCCTCTTTTCTGTATCCTATAAATCTGGAATCGCAAAGGTGCCATTACCATGTTTCttctttgaatttattttaaaatataccaaagaaaaaaaagggtagCCATTTCCTTCAAAGCGTGTATTCTTAAAGTGACTCTATATCTGACATTTctacttgtttgttttgtttgctggtATTTTTCCCAGGATATATCAAAAATCATTATTTGGTCCTCATTAGTAGGATGTGGAATATATATTACTTGTTATGAGGAAGAAAGTGTATACAGAAAAGTCCCAAAAGAGCATGAAAAGTATAAAAAACAAAAGATATCCCAAGTGGAATTAATGCTAatatctgtatttatttatacCACTACCCACAGGGGCTCCACTTTAAATACTACCATTTCAAAAACTGCTTAAGCTGATTTTGGAGTGAATTAAATTAAGAATTTCCTTGAAAAAACAAACTAAGGGAATTCAACATCTCATTCAATTGCTTTACTTTAACtggagtttttaaaatattaagataaatataattcaaaacaaaattaaaaagatttgaaATACATTAATTTGCTTGCAAGtgtgattttaaatatttttaggaCAGTTAATGAAGATGAAACTATGAAACATTTCCAAACAGAAAAAGACTTTATCACAAACCACAGTAGTTTTAACTACCTACATCAAATCACATTAGCAGccaacatatatatatatatatttgcacaaatttaattttctgtttatttcctgACCTCAAAAAAAAGctcattttataaatattttcaccTAAAATCCCTTTAAAGTACTTATTTTAGATTTCTGTATGTTAAAAtatgagaaagagaagaattagAAAAGAGACCAATACTATTCATTAGACCTGACATTCAAGAAGGGATAACAATGTAATTTATTAGAGCTTTAGCATATCTGAAAAAAAGGCAGGCAAATATTTGGGCATACAGtctatgaaaataaatttgtttctatcTTTAGACATTACTAATCTGTTTGCCATTTAAGCCTCAAAgagaaaattataaataaagtaaaactaaataaaaataaggaatTTAGAGATGATATTAAAACTCACATTCCCCTCAGGGATGAGGGAATTCCTAGATATCCTAAAAGTGCAATTGTCTATTGCAGAGTTTCTTGAACCTCTCTCTGATCCCATgcaatcccttttttcccaagttttaaaagattttttaagaGGGGgctaaattatttctgtttgttaAGCCACCTGCAATTCATTAAGTGGAGAAATTCAGCACACACATCAAATCATAAGAATCACTCTGTCTCTTTTGCTTTAACGCTTCCAGTGAAATGTGCTTCACAAAATTTGACAAGTCTAAGGTGAGATGCACAGTCAAGGGTTTGCATTCATCCATTTGTGCAGGATGCTTTGCAAAAGCCATCATAATGACCTTTAATTTCAGTAACATAAAATATGCAGTGAATCCCATTCCTTCTCCCTTATAAATGGCTTCTTTAGCTGAGGCCTAATAACAGAAGCAGCGAGCTGAATATTGATGGCAGATCTTTTCCTCCGGATATGCAGAAACCACCGAATGCGGAACTTTCTCCTCCTGCAGAAATCCTGTCCATAATTTCCCGAGGTTCATTAGAAAATCCCCAgacagtgctgtgtccagccagTATTCCCATTCCCATATTTGCCATCAGCACCGTTTGAATGAACAATCACTGCTAATGGAGGGAGGTTTCCTGTTGCTCCCAGCCCTCTTAGCAACCCTCACAGATGAGTTATGCTGCTttcagccctgctcagccctgcagcaACACCTGAGATGTCTCCAAGTGATGCAAAGATCACTAGCGAGAAGCAGACCTAGACAGGGAGGGGGGATGGGAGACTCCTCTTTTATACCCCAAGTAAaggagggagcaaggtttgaacATTTTTAAGTTCTGTATCAGAGGTACAGGCTACCTGAAGACTTGGGATAGAAGATTGTCAGACAGCAAAATAACCCACGAAGTTCACAAACACATGAATGGCTAAAGAGAGTTcacaaattttaaataaaagatcACACTCAAGTACTTTTTATTCAGTATGATCCTTCATAAACAACTCAAGATTTGGTGAGTAGATGGAGGAATTTGCTACTCTTGGGAATACCAACATATATAATAGCAGAGCAATAGGAAAGTCAGGGCTTATAGAATTGAAATATGACATCAATATATGTTGACACAGGAACAAAAGGACATAAAGTAGCAATACTGAAAATGCTTTTGCCAATGGTATGAAGTGGGGAGACGATGTAATAAAATACCATTGATGGAAATAGACATGGTCATAGAGCTCCATCATTAGTGTACATAATACTGCCAAACCCAGAAGAGTGAGAGTCTCTCCCTTTATAGAAATGCTTGGGTTCTGACACACAGACAAGATTTACAACAGCCCTGTTGTTAGGgtatacatgcacacaaatatatatgaaaaatattttaaaattcaaataaagTTTTCAGTCTCATCTTGCGCTGAAACACGTGTATGGACATCAGTATTAAACTACATTAAAAAGACTTTAAAGAGATATTAGtaaatttatttcagtgaaagagaaatgaaaagtcaTTGAGAATGTCAGCTacaatttttctgtctttcttgatACTTTATAATTTCTTAGAGAGAGGGAAGACTACACTGTCATAGCAAAAATTGCTTCACAAAGACATTTAAAGTGCGCTCTATAATGACGAAAAATGAACTTAAAGCACAGAACATCTGGTTTATTCAAAAGATTCCTATTAGCTGAGTGGGATTATAATGACCACTAACTTCATTcatatagaaaaatatttcactttgcAGTTACAAGTTTCCTTATCAGTTTGGTAGTGATGTTTAGAATTAACAACAGCATAAAGTGATGATTTTGTAACCAAActtctttaaattaaataaGATACTGTAAACAGGATCTACTTCTTTTTTACTTTATATCTGTGACAGGTTTTAATCCACACCTGTAATCCCAATGCACATGTCTATTGCAGGGCTATTTATTCAGTACACCTATATAAAAATGGGTTTGACAGATTTGTAGGTATCAGCAATTAGATAAGCATCCTTCCtatgaccactaaattgtttggCAGGAAAACCAGACACACCAAATTGAATGTcttttttaagagaaattatttctctAAATGGGCAATAATTGTGGCTCCTCTGTTTATGTTTTCCAATATGGGAAAAACTGGTATTATTTAGGGGTCAGTCTGGATTAATCAACAGTATTTACACACTTTCCACCTCACACTCTCATACTGGTGAGACCAATGGTGTTTGCAAACCTGGGAACATGCATGGAGCAGTTGTTTTTCATAACTTTATCATTtggttttctgtattttgactTTATTTATCCCTTAAGCTAAACAAATTCCAAAATATGAAACAGAAACTGA
Encoded here:
- the LOC138110819 gene encoding endogenous retrovirus group 3 member 1 Env polyprotein-like; translated protein: MGTITLIFDKANPKITMSFQKPEVTEEPSEGEMPKERTKEAKMTTPTSRGNPNADSSSRVCLKGKVSNILLLSVICLWVLWPPFTQAADSRCNRCYKTVYQAEGGSFQIRHFFRAHTYVNPSCYNITRLSICSEKGHKYWIGKNIGTQIHKQKGECPSQDDWLCFNFRYITKTEDLLKRKTYDTDLIQEVVIEEKEKQKENNPLMSRKNLFIDLAERIGQQLNLTNCWVCGGTLESESWPWRGVSLGPPDLLRLSNLSPTTRHDNETWLLSNTVIGEECIWRKGRKFLEEVGETICKRYLVTDGQKHWWIPQEPDVFWSAEKVKNKNCILNPVKKLWQCWDQGNPYSILPQISKYWITAASIQPHFWEAPQDLYWICGNRAYSNLPPRWKGSCTLGAIQPNFFLLAENAGAHLGISLYDELFRTKRHVIGGTQRWGEEEWPPERILETYGPATWAQDGSWGYRTPIYMLNRIIRLQALIEVITNETSLALELLNTQQGQTRAAVYQNRLALDYLLAEEGGVCGKFNTSDCCIHIDDHGEAITKITQNIRKLAHVPVQKWQPLITSEWWENIFQGQWWKKALIIVGLSLTGLIFLPCLIPCFIRLITTVVQGMPLIQDLQGQQQRPPFAQKIMHVNNSNNKKTRKERKIAQQVWDSFKELESIPEELSTST